A window from Kovacikia minuta CCNUW1 encodes these proteins:
- a CDS encoding DUF2288 domain-containing protein: MSDLRAELAESIDEAEWNWLAPHARRDSVIVVKPELELPDVAVAIANDNVALVQRWIEQDLIHKPYPTQLSDWNGELTKRFRALIVQPYVLIQETN, from the coding sequence ATGAGCGACCTTAGAGCCGAGTTAGCCGAATCCATAGATGAAGCCGAGTGGAACTGGTTGGCTCCCCATGCCCGCCGGGATTCCGTGATTGTTGTGAAACCAGAATTAGAGTTGCCGGATGTGGCGGTTGCGATCGCCAATGACAATGTTGCCCTGGTTCAGCGCTGGATTGAGCAAGACCTGATCCACAAACCTTACCCCACTCAACTGTCTGACTGGAACGGGGAGTTGACCAAACGTTTTCGTGCCTTGATTGTGCAGCCCTATGTTTTGATTCAAGAAACAAATTGA
- a CDS encoding toll/interleukin-1 receptor domain-containing protein encodes MANASTLNMPGNDVFISYSRKDQPFVRTLDAAFRKLNQNPWVDWDDIQKGEEWWAAIQKGIEGASLFVFVISPDSIASAVCQDEINYAAQHNKRFLPIVRREGFDHKRVHPRISSHNWLFFRETDDFDTAFQELQKAISTDLDYVRDHTRLLVRAIEWQSKGHNPSYLLRGVDLKEAEEWLTNGANREPQPTDLQTQYVNASAKAEVLKLKAQQKARWTVVLTTVLANLALSIGAGIWFYQSSMNAAVQKVETDMVKALRMGTVGTNGDDFAALANRPTSDGNPPINNPLYLDHQKWLAAVRTVFPDTFVRTYVDGGPGKVRWVGDLSRDMVEGRVKTRFLEPFNAENSERDAFSGKETILMIPYKDELGNWISASGPIRNANGQIVGGMRVDYKESYLIQMRDQVRNTLFIAYLIILIWLLLLSLIILRSLRPIDETH; translated from the coding sequence GTGGCAAACGCTTCTACGCTCAACATGCCTGGCAATGATGTGTTTATTTCCTACTCCCGTAAGGATCAGCCCTTTGTCAGAACGCTAGATGCTGCCTTCCGAAAGTTAAACCAAAATCCCTGGGTGGACTGGGATGATATCCAGAAGGGAGAAGAATGGTGGGCAGCGATTCAGAAAGGAATTGAGGGTGCCAGTTTGTTTGTGTTTGTGATCAGCCCTGATTCGATCGCCTCTGCCGTTTGTCAGGATGAGATTAACTACGCTGCCCAGCACAACAAGCGATTTTTGCCGATCGTGCGCCGGGAAGGTTTTGACCATAAGCGGGTACATCCCCGCATATCCAGCCATAACTGGTTATTTTTTCGAGAAACCGATGACTTTGACACTGCCTTTCAAGAATTACAAAAGGCGATTTCTACTGATTTAGATTATGTTCGCGACCATACCCGTCTGCTGGTGCGCGCGATCGAATGGCAAAGTAAGGGACACAACCCCAGTTATTTGTTGCGGGGGGTTGACCTCAAAGAAGCAGAGGAATGGTTAACTAACGGGGCAAACAGGGAACCCCAACCCACTGACCTACAAACGCAGTACGTTAATGCCAGCGCTAAGGCGGAAGTGCTCAAACTGAAGGCACAGCAAAAGGCACGGTGGACAGTGGTGCTGACTACAGTGCTGGCAAACCTGGCACTTTCGATCGGGGCTGGCATCTGGTTTTATCAATCCAGCATGAATGCGGCTGTGCAGAAAGTTGAAACCGACATGGTGAAAGCTTTACGCATGGGAACTGTGGGTACGAATGGAGATGATTTCGCTGCTCTGGCAAACCGACCAACTTCGGATGGGAACCCACCCATCAACAATCCCCTTTATCTAGACCATCAGAAGTGGCTGGCTGCCGTCCGCACCGTTTTTCCTGACACATTTGTTCGCACCTACGTGGATGGTGGACCTGGCAAAGTCCGCTGGGTGGGTGACCTTTCCAGGGATATGGTGGAAGGTCGGGTAAAAACCAGATTCCTGGAACCTTTTAATGCGGAAAACTCAGAACGAGATGCGTTCAGTGGCAAAGAAACGATCCTCATGATTCCCTACAAGGATGAATTAGGTAACTGGATCTCCGCTTCTGGCCCAATTAGAAACGCAAACGGACAAATTGTTGGGGGCATGCGCGTTGACTACAAAGAGAGTTACCTGATTCAGATGCGGGATCAGGTCAGAAATACCCTGTTTATTGCCTACCTGATTATCCTGATCTGGCTGTTACTTCTAAGCCTGATTATTCTGCGATCTCTGCGCCCCATTGATGAGACCCATTAA
- a CDS encoding endonuclease/exonuclease/phosphatase family protein — translation MSEAGKGQHQRLAPKRLAGAVLGGMIGITLLSLTSNLGGNIVLELASHFKRQYLLYGLLSLGLLLLMRRRNLILVGLFCAAILLTEIVPWYLYTPGIPGETAEKVRVLSSNISPRNRDFSKVLALVRQEKPDVAVFMEVTNEWVNQLQSLDDILPYSSVRMLPARVGMMVLSRIPLEQPAIAFFGTDQPPIQLKKASILATLMIQEQPVHLIAAHLATPVHPTTFEARNKQLNRMSTYVQQLKLPVVLVGDLNTTQWSPYYRNFVHETGLRNTREGRGILPTWPIRIKFWELPSVLSWLVSIPIDHCLISPNITVADIRTGSDVGSDHLPLIIDLVLPAKP, via the coding sequence ATGAGCGAAGCTGGGAAAGGTCAGCATCAACGGTTAGCCCCTAAGCGTTTAGCTGGTGCAGTCCTGGGGGGAATGATTGGCATTACGTTGCTTTCCCTCACAAGTAACCTGGGTGGGAACATTGTTTTAGAGTTGGCTTCCCACTTTAAACGTCAATATCTCTTGTATGGCTTGCTGTCGTTGGGGTTGTTGTTGTTAATGCGGCGCAGAAATCTGATTTTAGTCGGATTATTTTGTGCTGCCATACTTCTGACTGAGATCGTGCCCTGGTATCTATACACTCCGGGGATACCTGGTGAGACTGCTGAAAAAGTTCGTGTTTTAAGTTCAAATATAAGTCCCAGAAACCGCGACTTTTCTAAAGTTCTAGCCCTTGTCAGGCAAGAAAAACCGGACGTTGCGGTGTTTATGGAAGTGACGAATGAATGGGTTAACCAGTTACAGTCCCTCGATGATATCCTGCCCTATTCCTCTGTTCGGATGTTACCTGCCAGGGTAGGTATGATGGTTCTGAGTCGAATTCCATTGGAACAACCCGCGATCGCATTTTTTGGAACGGATCAGCCCCCAATTCAACTAAAAAAAGCCAGTATTCTGGCAACCTTGATGATTCAAGAACAACCTGTTCACCTCATTGCAGCTCATCTGGCGACCCCTGTTCATCCCACGACGTTTGAGGCTCGCAATAAACAACTCAACAGAATGAGCACGTATGTTCAACAGCTAAAGTTGCCTGTGGTGTTAGTAGGAGACTTGAATACAACCCAGTGGTCGCCCTATTACCGAAACTTCGTCCACGAAACCGGACTCCGCAATACTCGTGAGGGACGGGGTATTTTACCAACCTGGCCAATCAGAATTAAATTCTGGGAACTTCCTTCTGTTTTATCCTGGTTGGTATCTATCCCAATTGACCATTGTTTGATTAGCCCCAACATCACTGTCGCCGATATTCGTACAGGTTCGGATGTCGGGTCTGATCATCTCCCTTTAATCATCGATTTGGTGCTTCCAGCAAAACCGTGA
- a CDS encoding Clp protease N-terminal domain-containing protein, with product MFERFTEKAIKVIMLAQEESRRLGHNFVGTEQILLGLIGEGTGVAAQVLKSMGANLKDARIEVEKIIGRGSSFVAIEIPFTPRGQRVLNCLMKKLANWGTTTLALNTCF from the coding sequence ATGTTTGAACGCTTCACAGAAAAAGCCATCAAGGTCATTATGCTTGCCCAGGAGGAATCTCGTCGCCTGGGGCACAATTTTGTGGGTACAGAGCAAATTCTTTTGGGGTTGATTGGAGAAGGAACTGGCGTCGCTGCCCAAGTCTTGAAATCAATGGGCGCAAATCTCAAAGATGCCCGGATAGAGGTTGAGAAAATTATTGGTCGGGGTTCCAGTTTCGTTGCCATCGAAATTCCTTTTACTCCCAGAGGTCAACGAGTCCTGAATTGTCTTATGAAGAAGCTCGCCAATTGGGGCACAACTACGTTAGCACTGAACACTTGCTTCTAG
- a CDS encoding family 10 glycosylhydrolase — protein sequence MPTYPLPHLAHLPHTPHPNLQTVADSFEKFYRQVFGTISLTTMLAFLPNPSLAQVGDECQLSAQEREQKRALMQAAVAGDATAQQTYRSLLTQQAERLSQCRRQSWLQTQATWLRLYPCDTKPGMLDALFDEIVNRGYNQVNLDVFSNGQVLLPAADNPTAWMPLLQEPGTDRIDLLAEAIQKGHERGLKVYAWLFSLNFGQTYADRPDLQQVLARNGEGETTVSAAIKASFVPGRDITSVNEIFVDPYSPQAIADFSQLVQAVLQRRPDGVLFDYIRYPKGLGGASVASKVKDLWIYGDASLQALEQRGLNQKGQELIRRYVKQGYLSAQDLAAVDQLYPAEKEPQWQGRSPSISWAVPTAERLPAIQKELWNLAVAHAMQGPVDFLAAAIAPVQQQGIPAGAVFFPEANRMVGKGYDSRLQAWNRFPNSIEWHPMAYGVCGDTSCIVEQVQTVLSQAPAGTRVEPVLTGMWGQATAERPALEAQMQALRSLSPTIQSLSHFSFGWQDPQWERERKFCRL from the coding sequence TTGCCTACTTATCCCTTGCCCCATCTTGCTCATCTTCCCCACACCCCACACCCCAATTTACAGACTGTGGCTGATTCATTTGAAAAGTTTTACCGACAAGTATTCGGCACGATCTCGCTGACAACGATGCTTGCGTTTCTGCCAAATCCATCCCTGGCACAGGTCGGGGATGAATGCCAGCTATCTGCTCAAGAGCGGGAGCAAAAACGAGCGTTGATGCAGGCGGCAGTGGCTGGAGACGCAACGGCACAACAAACCTATCGATCGCTGCTGACCCAACAGGCGGAGCGGCTGAGCCAGTGTCGTCGCCAAAGCTGGCTGCAAACCCAGGCAACCTGGTTGCGGTTATACCCCTGCGATACCAAACCTGGAATGTTGGATGCGTTGTTTGATGAGATCGTCAACCGGGGCTATAACCAGGTCAACCTTGATGTGTTCTCAAATGGGCAGGTGTTGTTGCCAGCGGCAGATAACCCCACGGCATGGATGCCCCTATTGCAGGAACCCGGTACCGATCGCATAGACCTGCTGGCAGAAGCAATCCAAAAGGGGCATGAGCGGGGGCTAAAAGTGTATGCCTGGTTATTTAGTTTGAACTTTGGTCAGACCTACGCCGATCGCCCCGATCTGCAACAGGTTCTGGCTCGCAATGGAGAAGGCGAAACAACGGTCAGCGCAGCGATCAAAGCCAGTTTTGTTCCTGGTAGAGATATCACGAGTGTGAATGAAATCTTTGTCGATCCCTATAGCCCGCAAGCGATCGCAGATTTTAGCCAGCTTGTTCAGGCGGTGCTGCAACGCCGCCCAGATGGTGTCCTGTTTGACTACATCCGCTATCCCAAAGGTTTGGGAGGGGCATCTGTTGCCAGCAAGGTCAAGGATTTATGGATCTATGGGGATGCCTCGTTACAAGCCCTGGAGCAACGGGGACTAAACCAAAAGGGACAAGAACTGATCCGCCGCTACGTCAAACAGGGCTACCTTTCGGCTCAAGATCTGGCTGCGGTCGATCAACTTTATCCTGCTGAGAAAGAACCCCAGTGGCAGGGAAGATCCCCTTCGATTTCCTGGGCAGTTCCAACTGCGGAGCGACTACCTGCGATTCAAAAAGAACTCTGGAACCTGGCGGTGGCCCATGCTATGCAGGGACCGGTAGACTTTCTGGCAGCCGCGATCGCCCCTGTCCAGCAACAGGGCATCCCTGCTGGGGCAGTATTTTTCCCAGAAGCAAACCGCATGGTGGGCAAAGGCTATGACTCGCGCTTGCAAGCCTGGAACCGTTTTCCCAACTCCATAGAATGGCACCCAATGGCGTATGGGGTATGTGGAGATACAAGCTGTATTGTGGAACAGGTGCAAACGGTGTTGAGCCAAGCACCTGCGGGAACCCGCGTTGAACCTGTGTTAACGGGCATGTGGGGGCAAGCAACCGCAGAACGCCCCGCACTGGAAGCGCAAATGCAAGCGTTGCGATCGCTCTCCCCCACAATTCAGTCCCTCAGTCATTTTTCCTTCGGCTGGCAAGATCCTCAGTGGGAGCGGGAGCGGAAGTTTTGTCGGCTTTAG
- a CDS encoding Clp protease N-terminal domain-containing protein — translation MSYEEARQLGHNYVSTEHLLLGLLREEEGVGYRVLENLGIDLRKVRVQVIRKMSEYQPQGESASNFLKDDLTGLVDEIDLLIARLNSALETASLMSRHIKGRIHDRVLSCINIADLLAQLPDSPDSEQPGLKELLTQLHALVEANANLQPASKAEMLEQLKILAEVGQNLADRRIQRFAKTAIRILRGMMVELPADDSFVEECQPLLGAIAQQFSFDLKK, via the coding sequence TTGTCTTATGAAGAAGCTCGCCAATTGGGGCACAACTACGTTAGCACTGAACACTTGCTTCTAGGTCTGCTTCGGGAAGAAGAAGGAGTAGGGTACCGAGTTCTAGAAAACTTGGGAATTGATTTGCGTAAAGTTCGTGTGCAAGTGATCCGAAAGATGAGTGAATATCAACCGCAAGGAGAGAGCGCTAGTAATTTTCTCAAAGACGATTTAACTGGATTAGTAGATGAAATTGATTTGTTGATTGCTCGCCTCAATTCTGCATTGGAAACAGCCTCGTTAATGAGCCGCCATATCAAAGGCAGAATTCACGACAGAGTTCTCTCTTGCATCAACATTGCCGATCTTCTGGCTCAGTTACCCGATTCTCCCGATTCTGAGCAACCAGGACTGAAGGAATTGCTGACCCAGCTTCATGCGCTGGTGGAAGCAAATGCAAATTTGCAACCCGCCAGTAAAGCAGAAATGCTGGAGCAGCTAAAAATTCTGGCAGAGGTGGGGCAGAATTTAGCAGACAGGCGGATTCAACGATTTGCCAAAACTGCCATCAGAATTCTGCGCGGCATGATGGTGGAATTGCCAGCCGATGACTCCTTTGTGGAAGAATGTCAGCCATTGTTGGGGGCGATCGCTCAACAGTTCAGCTTCGATCTAAAAAAATAA
- a CDS encoding lysophospholipid acyltransferase family protein, which yields MNPEISTPREREPFSSLVLYHLFKWSVVSPVLHVYFRVRIYGVENVPRQGPLVVVSNHASDFDPPMLSSCVGRPVAYMAKEELFRIPVLKQAITLYGAYPVKRGSADRSAIRAALASLEQGWAAGVFITGTRTPDGRVTDPKLGAALIAAKAQAPLLPVSLWGTHAIFHKGSAVPHSVPITVRSWRTHSPPSNQRSGNLRRTHSKMCRRN from the coding sequence GTGAACCCAGAAATTTCTACCCCTAGAGAGCGAGAACCATTCAGCAGTCTGGTTCTTTACCACCTGTTTAAGTGGTCAGTCGTGAGTCCGGTACTGCATGTATACTTTCGTGTGCGAATTTACGGCGTGGAGAATGTCCCCCGCCAGGGACCGCTGGTAGTGGTTAGCAACCATGCCAGTGACTTTGATCCACCCATGCTTTCAAGCTGTGTGGGGCGTCCGGTGGCATATATGGCAAAGGAAGAATTATTTCGGATTCCCGTCTTAAAACAGGCAATCACCCTTTACGGAGCTTACCCGGTGAAGCGGGGGTCCGCCGATCGCAGTGCCATTCGAGCCGCGTTGGCTTCCTTAGAGCAGGGTTGGGCAGCGGGGGTATTTATCACTGGAACGCGCACGCCTGATGGCAGGGTGACTGACCCCAAACTCGGTGCCGCCCTGATTGCCGCCAAAGCCCAGGCTCCCCTCCTCCCGGTTTCCCTCTGGGGTACCCACGCCATTTTCCACAAAGGATCTGCCGTGCCCCATTCTGTCCCGATTACTGTGCGCAGTTGGAGAACCCATTCCCCCCCCTCAAACCAGCGATCGGGAAACCTTAGACGCACTCACTCAAAAATGTGCAGACGTAATTAA